One window of the Longimicrobium sp. genome contains the following:
- the bla gene encoding subclass B3 metallo-beta-lactamase, with translation MRSVSVRTLAASAALLALSGTSACAQAADPRTRPYPAALCSTCAAWNEPHAPVKIHGNTYYVGTNGLSAILVTSPQGHVLIDGALPNSAPLILANIRALGFDVRDVRLILNSHVHFDHAGGLAALQAASGAQVAASVASARVLEKGTSEVGDPQHGELLDFPPVRNVRRFADGETLRVGPLALTAHLTPGHTQGGTTWTWKSCEGAQCVDVVYADSHSPISADGFRFTDSPTYPSAVADFERGFRTLEALSCDILITPHPSGSAMFERLAGSQPLVDGNACKRYAAAGRERLRTRLETERGSR, from the coding sequence ATGAGATCCGTTTCCGTCCGCACCCTCGCCGCAAGCGCGGCGCTCCTGGCGCTCTCCGGCACCAGCGCCTGCGCGCAGGCCGCCGATCCGCGCACCCGGCCGTATCCCGCGGCGCTCTGCTCCACCTGCGCCGCGTGGAACGAGCCCCACGCCCCGGTAAAGATCCACGGGAACACCTATTACGTGGGCACGAACGGCCTGTCCGCCATCCTCGTGACCTCGCCGCAGGGCCACGTGCTCATCGACGGCGCGCTCCCCAACTCCGCGCCGCTGATCCTGGCCAACATCCGCGCGCTGGGCTTCGATGTCCGCGACGTGCGGCTCATCCTCAACTCGCACGTGCACTTCGACCACGCGGGCGGATTGGCGGCGCTGCAGGCGGCATCGGGTGCGCAGGTCGCGGCGAGCGTCGCCAGCGCGCGCGTGCTCGAGAAGGGCACGTCGGAGGTGGGCGATCCCCAGCACGGGGAGCTGCTGGACTTTCCCCCTGTGCGGAACGTGCGGCGCTTCGCGGATGGCGAAACCCTGCGCGTGGGCCCGCTCGCCCTTACGGCGCACCTGACGCCGGGGCACACACAGGGCGGCACCACGTGGACGTGGAAGTCGTGCGAGGGCGCGCAGTGCGTGGACGTCGTCTACGCCGACAGCCACTCGCCGATCTCCGCGGATGGCTTCCGCTTCACGGACAGCCCTACCTATCCATCCGCTGTGGCAGACTTCGAGCGCGGCTTCCGCACGCTGGAGGCGCTTTCCTGCGACATCCTCATCACCCCGCACCCCAGCGGCTCCGCGATGTTCGAGCGTCTCGCCGGGAGCCAGCCGCTCGTGGACGGGAACGCCTGCAAGCGGTACGCGGCCGCCGGGCGCGAGCGGCTGCGGACCCGTCTGGAAACCGAGCGGGGATCGCGCTGA
- a CDS encoding toxin-antitoxin system HicB family antitoxin → MSVLSLRLPDSLHRKIREIAASEGISLNQFIATPVAEKTSALLTEDYLAARAARGNREAYLAALDLVPDVEPAPEDRL, encoded by the coding sequence GTGAGCGTACTTAGCCTTCGCCTTCCCGACTCGCTACATCGAAAGATCAGGGAGATCGCCGCTTCGGAAGGGATCTCGCTGAACCAGTTCATCGCGACCCCAGTGGCCGAGAAAACCTCGGCGCTCCTGACGGAAGATTATCTGGCTGCTCGCGCCGCGCGGGGAAATCGTGAGGCCTATCTCGCGGCACTCGACCTGGTGCCGGACGTGGAGCCCGCTCCCGAGGACCGGCTGTAA
- a CDS encoding FAD-dependent oxidoreductase, with amino-acid sequence MESTERSVSVWEVTRAQRTTAPLHGDAEADVCVIGAGIAGMTTAYLLAKAGRRVIVLEKDAVGAGETGQTTAHLSSAMDDYFHVLEGVHGEQGSRIAFQSHQAAIEQIGAIAAAEGIDCDYERVEGYYFLDPSESADFLEKERDAARRAGAAPEVVERIPGVPFDSGPALKFPNLGQFNALKYLSGLADAVERLGGRIHTSTHVTSVEGGDRVTVSGEGFRVSAGAAVVCTNPPIHDRFAPHSKQAPYRTYVVAARVPAGSIARGLYWDTLEAYHYVRLAPAEGDPAHEWLIVGGEDHKQAHEDDTHDEHWGNLEAWTRERFPMAQSFELRWSGMVMEPADYVGFVGRDPGGRQNVYITTGDSGQGMTHGTIGGMLNTDLILGRPNEWETLYDPKRKTISKDSVMEFVHENVDVALQMTRHAPVGGDARSEADIQPGQGAVIQRGLHKVACYRDEQGGVHEMSAVCTHLGCIVRWNGAESSWDCPCHGSRFAPLGEVLTGPAIGPLKKLDGEKE; translated from the coding sequence ATGGAATCGACGGAACGGTCGGTGTCGGTGTGGGAGGTCACGCGGGCGCAGCGTACGACCGCGCCCCTGCATGGCGACGCCGAAGCGGACGTGTGCGTGATCGGCGCGGGGATCGCGGGAATGACCACGGCCTACCTGCTGGCCAAGGCGGGGCGGCGGGTGATCGTGCTGGAAAAGGACGCCGTCGGCGCGGGTGAGACCGGGCAGACCACGGCACACCTTTCCAGCGCGATGGACGACTACTTCCACGTGCTGGAAGGCGTGCACGGCGAGCAGGGCAGCCGCATCGCCTTCCAGAGCCACCAGGCCGCCATCGAGCAGATCGGCGCCATCGCGGCCGCCGAGGGCATCGACTGCGACTACGAGCGCGTGGAAGGCTACTACTTCCTGGACCCCAGCGAGTCCGCGGACTTCCTGGAAAAGGAGCGCGACGCCGCCCGCCGCGCCGGCGCCGCGCCGGAGGTCGTGGAGCGCATTCCCGGCGTGCCGTTCGACAGCGGCCCCGCGCTGAAATTCCCCAACCTGGGCCAGTTCAACGCGCTCAAGTACCTGTCGGGCCTGGCTGACGCCGTCGAGCGGCTGGGCGGGCGCATCCACACGAGCACCCACGTCACGAGCGTGGAGGGCGGCGACCGCGTCACGGTGTCGGGCGAGGGGTTCCGCGTATCGGCGGGCGCGGCGGTGGTGTGCACCAACCCGCCCATCCACGACCGCTTTGCCCCGCACAGCAAGCAGGCGCCCTACCGCACCTACGTGGTGGCGGCCCGCGTGCCCGCCGGCTCCATCGCCCGCGGCCTGTACTGGGACACGCTGGAGGCCTACCACTACGTGCGCCTGGCGCCGGCCGAGGGAGACCCGGCCCACGAGTGGCTGATCGTGGGCGGCGAAGACCACAAGCAGGCGCACGAAGACGACACGCACGACGAGCACTGGGGCAACCTGGAGGCGTGGACCCGCGAGAGGTTCCCCATGGCCCAGTCGTTCGAGCTGCGGTGGAGCGGGATGGTGATGGAGCCGGCCGACTACGTGGGCTTCGTCGGCCGCGACCCGGGCGGGCGCCAGAACGTGTACATCACCACCGGCGACTCCGGCCAGGGGATGACGCACGGCACCATCGGCGGAATGCTGAACACGGACCTGATCCTGGGCCGGCCCAACGAGTGGGAAACGCTGTACGATCCCAAGCGCAAAACGATCTCCAAGGACTCCGTGATGGAGTTCGTGCACGAGAACGTAGACGTGGCGCTGCAGATGACCCGCCACGCCCCCGTGGGCGGCGACGCCAGGTCCGAGGCGGATATCCAGCCCGGGCAGGGCGCCGTCATCCAGCGCGGTCTGCACAAGGTGGCGTGCTACCGCGACGAGCAGGGCGGCGTGCACGAGATGTCGGCCGTGTGCACGCACCTGGGGTGCATCGTCCGCTGGAACGGCGCCGAGAGCAGCTGGGACTGTCCCTGCCATGGCTCGCGCTTCGCACCGCTGGGCGAGGTGCTGACGGGACCCGCCATCGGCCCGCTGAAAAAACTGGACGGAGAGAAGGAATGA
- a CDS encoding HAD family hydrolase, which translates to MKPRAALLDVDGTLIDSNDAHAQAWVDVCAEFGYDVEFGRVRRMIGMGGDKVLPELTGLSDEEGTGAEIKERRGELFRERFLPTLKPFPQARELIQRMRDEGLTIVVATSASKKDMGGLLKQAGIADLIEEKTSSSDAEHSKPDPDIIDAAVEAAGCPPGEAVMLG; encoded by the coding sequence ATGAAGCCTCGCGCGGCCCTGCTGGACGTGGACGGCACCCTGATCGACAGCAACGACGCGCACGCGCAGGCGTGGGTGGACGTCTGCGCCGAGTTCGGCTACGACGTGGAGTTCGGCCGCGTGCGCCGGATGATCGGCATGGGGGGCGACAAGGTGCTGCCGGAGCTCACGGGCCTGTCGGACGAGGAGGGGACGGGGGCGGAGATCAAGGAGCGCCGCGGCGAGCTCTTCCGCGAGCGCTTCCTGCCCACGCTCAAGCCCTTTCCGCAGGCCAGGGAGCTGATCCAGCGGATGCGCGACGAGGGGCTGACCATCGTGGTTGCCACCTCGGCCAGCAAAAAGGACATGGGCGGGCTGCTGAAGCAGGCGGGGATCGCGGACCTGATCGAGGAAAAGACCTCGTCCAGCGATGCCGAGCACTCCAAGCCCGACCCCGACATCATCGATGCCGCCGTGGAAGCCGCCGGGTGCCCGCCCGGCGAAGCGGTGATGCTGGGCG